From the genome of Methanobrevibacter thaueri:
CAAATAATAGTTCCTTTTATATTAATGATCATATTCAATTTAGGAATTTTTTATTTGAACCATGGGCAAAATTTCGGAGAGGGATTTGCCCCCCATGATGGAATACTTCTAATTGCCGGACTGCTTTTCGGACCCTATGGTGCACTCGGAGCGGCAATCGCAAATATTATATGTGATTTGATTAGAGGTTATACACCAATACTTACAGTGCTATCCGCCGTTGTAGGATTTGGAATATCCTGCCTTACATATAAATTATGGTACGGCAATTATAAGGGCAGACCAGAAGTAACCAGCCCAAAATTAAATAATACATATAACATTCTTTTATTTATAGGAATTACCCTTTTCTCCGGCTTTTTATATTCCGTGCTGCATGGGAAGCTATTCTATCTACTCTATCCCCAAATCAAGGTTGGATCTTACATTATAGGATATAGATACTTCTTTAACTTCATCAATTCATCATTCATTTTTGGAATAATTGGACTGAGGCTTTCTGACAGAATCAACTTCATAAGCATTCCGAAAACAACTCAAAATATATCAAAAGAAAAGTTTTACAATTATTTAAGGCTCGCCTTTCCTATCATCATAATAGCTGTAGTGATAATTGATGCCGTCTTTACTTTGAATAAATACATTGCCATTGGCGAGGTAATAATTATTATTTCAATCATATTTATTTATTTAACAAAACCGATAACTGCAAATATATTGGTTAAAAAGTCAAAATCGATTCCGGAAGAGATAATGAACATCTTCCATATGACAGTATTGGTCATAATCATCCTTGGAGTTTTAATGTCCTATGACCCGATATTGCTTACCGCAGTTGACTATTACCTGCCAATAAGCATGAATGAAATAGCAATCTCCATGATGATGCTGATAGATATATTACTGCTTATTTTCCTCATGCCATCATTAGCTGTTTTAAAATATATTGAACTTAAAGTTATCGAACCTATTCAATCATTTTCAAGAATTGAAGAGTACATACATGAAAATGAAAAGATAGAGTCCGATGGACTGGTAAACATCTATTCCAAATACATTAATGACGAAACGGAAATAGGCACCTTGGCCCGCTCATACACAGATTTGATTACCTTCAACAACAATTATATTGAAAACATACATGAGATCGAAAGTGACAAGGAGCGCATTAAAGCTGAACTTGATATTGCAACCAGGATTCAGGCCTCAACCCTGC
Proteins encoded in this window:
- a CDS encoding SpoIIE family protein phosphatase — its product is MNDKVKQIIVPFILMIIFNLGIFYLNHGQNFGEGFAPHDGILLIAGLLFGPYGALGAAIANIICDLIRGYTPILTVLSAVVGFGISCLTYKLWYGNYKGRPEVTSPKLNNTYNILLFIGITLFSGFLYSVLHGKLFYLLYPQIKVGSYIIGYRYFFNFINSSFIFGIIGLRLSDRINFISIPKTTQNISKEKFYNYLRLAFPIIIIAVVIIDAVFTLNKYIAIGEVIIIISIIFIYLTKPITANILVKKSKSIPEEIMNIFHMTVLVIIILGVLMSYDPILLTAVDYYLPISMNEIAISMMMLIDILLLIFLMPSLAVLKYIELKVIEPIQSFSRIEEYIHENEKIESDGLVNIYSKYINDETEIGTLARSYTDLITFNNNYIENIHEIESDKERIKAELDIATRIQASTLPTENITTDAYIVNGYSHPAKEVGGDFFDYYELNDDEVVIVIGDASGKGVPAAILAMITQVIVKQLIQTELDPSKVLYSLNNQLCEKNSESMFLTLWLGVYNKTTGKLTFSNAGHNPPLINEDGKFRYLNIDSGIVLGIMEDFDYINEEITLTDEIVVYTDGITDANNEENEMYGEDRLLNFFNEFKSDNDPIRPLLSDIHNFTKGAEQFDDMTLLYLKIK